GTTGATCCCGCAGAATCTCAATACAGTTTCTTTTGTCATACCGTCGGCATGAGTTGGCGGATATTTAAATCAAAGGAGATTGTATTATGGGAAAGTTGCGAGATCAGATGTTGGCAGACCTTCAGTTAAATGGAGCCGTACCGAGTACCCAAAAGAATTATCTGAGAATGGTGGGCGGTCTGGCGAAATATTTTAAAAGGTCTCCAGAAGAGCTTGGAGAAGGCGAACTCAAAGAGTACCTGCTTTATCTTATGACGGAAAGGCATCTATCGGAGGGAACATTGCGGTTCTATGTTGCGGCCTTTAAATTTTTATACAGAACAACGCTGAAACGCGAATGGACAGTGGAGAAGATCAGGTATCCCAAGAGGAAGAAGAAACTCCCTGTTGTTCTGGCCCTCTCGGAGGTGGAATCCCTCTTTTCGGCGACTAAGAACCTCAAGCACAAGGCGATGTTGATGATCACTTATTCTTCCGGATTGAGAGTAAGCGAAACAGCAAAGCTTAAATTAACCGATATCGATAGTACAAGGATGACGGTACGGATAATGGGCAAAGGGGGCAAGGATCGCTATTCCATCTTGTCTCAGACGGCCCTTGAGCATTTGAGACACTACTGGCGGAAATATCAGCCTAAGGAGTGGTTGTTTGATGGGCAAAAGAAGGATACCCACATAACCACCAATACGATACAGACTATTTTCTACGCTGCAAAAAAACGTGCTCGCATCACAAAACCGGTAAGCGTACATACATTAAGGCACAGCTTTGCCACCCACCTCATTGAATCGGGAACGAGCCTCCACCATGTCCAACTGCTTCTGGGGCACAGGTCGCCCACAACGACAACCGTCTATCTGCATGTCAGTCGGCTGAACCTGTCTCAGGTTGTAAGCCCCCTCGATAGAGCAGCTCAGCAGGCTTCGTAATCCAGAAAGCGGATGCGAACGTCTGGTGGGCTTGAGGTGGCGGACATCTTCCGTCACCACGGCCCTGCGTATAGAGAATCCCATCGGTTGTCCCGCAATGATTGGCGGGTCATGCGCGCCATCGAGGCATGCAGAACTGCTGTGCTCGGTGGGCATAAGGATAAGTGCGACAACTGTGGCCATCTGGAGATCTCCTATAACTCCTGCCGGAACCGGCACTGTCCCAAATGTCAGACCTTGAGGAAAGAGAGATGGATCGAGGCTCGCAGCAAAGATCTCCTCCCCATCCAGTACTTCCATGTGGTCTTCACCATCCCCTCGAAACTGAATCGCCTGGTATCGATAAACCGGAAGGTCATGTACGATCTTCTTTTTCGCTCCGTCTCCGAGACGCTCATGGAACTCGCCAATGATCCTAAACATCTTGGCGCAAGGATAGGGGCTATCTGTATTCTGCATACCTGGGGCCAAAACCTCATGGATCATCCCCACAGCCACTGCATTGTCACTGGGGGTGGTCTATCTACTGACGGCAGCCGCTGGGTATCGTGCCGCAAGAGGTTCTTCATTCACGTAGAGGTAATGTCGGCGTTGTTCAGAGGTAAGTTTCTTGACCACCTCAAACATTGCTTCAAAAGAGGCGATCTTGCCTTCCCTGGCAGTATCAGTCATCTCAAAGAACCAGGCGACTTCGAAGCTTTCATGAGACAGCTCTATCAAAAGAAATGGGTCGTCTATTGCAAACCACCGTTTGGTGGCCCCACGGGTGTGCTTCAGTACCTCGGCCGATATACCCACAGGATCGCCATCAGTAATAACCGCATCCTTGCCAATCGGGATGGCAATGTCTCTTTTCTGTGGCGAGATTATGCCGACGATAATCGTCAGAAGACCATGATGCTCAAGGCAGATGAATTTATCCGAAGGTTCCTTCTGCACGTATTACCGGAACGCTATGTGCGGATACGTCACTT
This sequence is a window from Dehalococcoidia bacterium. Protein-coding genes within it:
- a CDS encoding tyrosine-type recombinase/integrase, whose product is MGKLRDQMLADLQLNGAVPSTQKNYLRMVGGLAKYFKRSPEELGEGELKEYLLYLMTERHLSEGTLRFYVAAFKFLYRTTLKREWTVEKIRYPKRKKKLPVVLALSEVESLFSATKNLKHKAMLMITYSSGLRVSETAKLKLTDIDSTRMTVRIMGKGGKDRYSILSQTALEHLRHYWRKYQPKEWLFDGQKKDTHITTNTIQTIFYAAKKRARITKPVSVHTLRHSFATHLIESGTSLHHVQLLLGHRSPTTTTVYLHVSRLNLSQVVSPLDRAAQQAS
- a CDS encoding IS91 family transposase, with translation MRTSGGLEVADIFRHHGPAYRESHRLSRNDWRVMRAIEACRTAVLGGHKDKCDNCGHLEISYNSCRNRHCPKCQTLRKERWIEARSKDLLPIQYFHVVFTIPSKLNRLVSINRKVMYDLLFRSVSETLMELANDPKHLGARIGAICILHTWGQNLMDHPHSHCIVTGGGLSTDGSRWVSCRKRFFIHVEVMSALFRGKFLDHLKHCFKRGDLAFPGSISHLKEPGDFEAFMRQLYQKKWVVYCKPPFGGPTGVLQYLGRYTHRIAISNNRILANRDGNVSFLWRDYADDNRQKTMMLKADEFIRRFLLHVLPERYVRIRHFGLLANRNRRDNITACRKIIGSGKTATKENANKETWQEQLLRICGIDVTTCPVCQKGKMLRVALLNPLRCHSPPMLLI